The following are encoded in a window of uncultured Sphaerochaeta sp. genomic DNA:
- a CDS encoding TerB family tellurite resistance protein, with protein MAWLGKLFGGTFGFMFGGPLGMIAGIAFGHMFDKAGDVGSTQTTRSSYTTLDREQMLFFVGAFSMLARIASSDGSVSSHERQKVLEFIRQDLRLGYREEEAAMRVFDTALTGGGTFDQFASQFYQNFSHAPNILQLMIDIFYRVAAADGVINSAEEEMIRRAARIFRLSDSFVEMLCNRYGGCSNASDKSYAILNIPRTATDDEVKRAYRKLSIEFHPDTLASKGMGEEFLGHATAKFREIQDAYESIKRERGIR; from the coding sequence ATGGCGTGGCTCGGTAAACTGTTTGGGGGTACCTTCGGCTTCATGTTCGGAGGGCCCTTGGGAATGATTGCTGGGATTGCCTTCGGCCATATGTTCGACAAGGCCGGGGATGTAGGATCCACTCAAACAACAAGAAGTAGCTATACAACCCTCGATAGGGAGCAAATGCTCTTTTTCGTGGGTGCATTCTCGATGCTTGCAAGGATTGCCTCTTCTGATGGTTCGGTATCATCGCATGAACGTCAGAAAGTACTGGAGTTCATTCGTCAGGATCTTCGCCTGGGGTATCGTGAAGAAGAAGCTGCCATGCGGGTCTTTGATACCGCACTTACCGGTGGTGGAACGTTCGACCAGTTCGCTTCCCAGTTCTATCAAAACTTCAGCCACGCACCAAACATCCTTCAGTTGATGATCGATATCTTCTATCGTGTTGCCGCTGCCGATGGAGTCATCAACAGTGCAGAAGAAGAGATGATCAGACGTGCTGCAAGGATATTCCGCTTGAGTGATAGCTTTGTTGAGATGCTCTGTAACCGCTATGGTGGTTGCAGCAATGCATCGGACAAATCCTATGCAATTCTCAATATCCCCCGTACGGCTACTGATGATGAAGTGAAGCGTGCCTACAGAAAGCTCAGTATTGAGTTCCATCCTGACACCCTTGCCTCAAAAGGCATGGGGGAGGAATTCCTGGGCCATGCGACGGCAAAGTTCAGGGAAATCCAGGACGCATATGAATCAATCAAGAGAGAGCGTGGAATTCGCTAG
- the lipB gene encoding lipoyl(octanoyl) transferase LipB translates to MIQLQDFSLENLASLHNQEKYPVCIDCGLMSYQDALALQIKIHERVVQGFLPSVILLLEHPPVITLGMHKIHNQLLCSPSQLSTLGIEVVQVRRGGGSTAHNPGQLVIYPIMHFDTYGFHIAPFVHYLEQIAIHVLSVTNVQASRRKRFPGLWIEGRKIASLGIQIIRNVSMHGIAINLDNDLEIFNYIVPCGIEGVTMTNALREGGRSIPMHELKEVVQSRCISLLPEFCDTYKEKR, encoded by the coding sequence ATGATACAACTCCAAGATTTTTCACTGGAGAATCTTGCCTCATTGCATAATCAGGAGAAATACCCAGTTTGTATTGATTGCGGGCTGATGTCTTACCAAGATGCACTGGCACTTCAAATAAAAATCCATGAGAGGGTTGTGCAAGGTTTCCTGCCCTCGGTGATTCTGTTGCTTGAGCACCCACCGGTAATAACGCTCGGAATGCACAAGATTCATAATCAATTGCTTTGTTCTCCAAGCCAGTTGTCTACTCTGGGCATTGAGGTTGTACAGGTTCGAAGGGGAGGGGGCAGTACGGCGCATAATCCTGGACAATTAGTTATCTATCCAATAATGCACTTCGATACCTATGGATTTCATATAGCTCCATTTGTACATTATCTTGAGCAAATTGCCATCCATGTGCTTTCAGTAACCAATGTGCAGGCGAGTAGAAGAAAGCGATTCCCTGGGTTGTGGATTGAGGGAAGGAAAATTGCTTCGCTGGGTATCCAGATTATACGAAATGTCAGTATGCATGGAATAGCGATCAACCTGGACAACGATTTGGAAATCTTCAACTATATTGTTCCTTGTGGCATTGAGGGTGTAACCATGACCAATGCACTACGCGAGGGAGGTAGATCAATACCCATGCATGAGCTGAAAGAGGTGGTCCAGTCCCGTTGTATCTCCCTCTTGCCTGAGTTTTGTGATACGTATAAGGAGAAACGATGA
- the dnaX gene encoding DNA polymerase III subunit gamma/tau has product MAYEVTATRKRPQSFDGLVGQEFVVSTIRHAIEQGRIAHAYLFSGPRGVGKTSSARILARALNCEQGPTATPCGICSNCHEITQGNSVDVIEIDGASNTSVNDIRQIKDEVLFPPQTSKYKIYIIDEVHMLSTSAFNALLKTIEEPPAYIIFIFATTELQKVPATIRSRCQQFHFQLIDLDTIKNCLRDAASDLEVEADDDALFWIAKESTGSMRDAYTLFDQVVSFSQGHITMEKISSKLGLVGIDQIAQIVSLLLDEHTDQALLAVQDLLQAGVSVEQCIKDFTLFFRSLLFIKAGLHDDAILGVQSDRIPLALRKAYSSEQLEAALELLLKLYREIRYSLNPRFELELFISRLGSLPSLVSATTLVKKITQMRDELLSGTVKLPPKKLDVQPDLLATRENIKPKEKTPPSSSVAALGQRNEEVKEQNVPVKPAPVQSRPFTKGDLPALVGKLSSAPLLSQVVQAITEVTNDEGVLNLTFSTAFCQNKAEESTEKFRSLVKEITGFDGPIRFHCLETEKQEETPQTEDSVVSKIASIFRGEITQQTNEM; this is encoded by the coding sequence ATGGCATATGAAGTAACAGCTACCAGGAAACGCCCTCAGTCTTTTGACGGTCTGGTAGGCCAGGAATTCGTGGTATCAACCATTAGACATGCGATCGAACAAGGAAGAATTGCCCACGCCTATCTGTTCAGTGGACCGAGAGGAGTAGGCAAGACTTCATCTGCCCGAATATTGGCAAGGGCTTTGAACTGTGAGCAAGGACCCACAGCCACTCCTTGTGGCATCTGTTCCAACTGCCATGAGATCACCCAAGGCAACAGCGTTGATGTTATTGAAATTGATGGTGCAAGCAACACAAGCGTGAATGACATCCGGCAGATCAAGGATGAGGTCCTCTTTCCTCCCCAAACCAGCAAGTACAAGATTTATATCATCGATGAAGTGCATATGCTCTCCACCAGTGCGTTTAATGCTCTGCTGAAAACCATTGAAGAGCCCCCTGCATACATTATCTTTATCTTTGCGACTACCGAACTGCAAAAAGTACCGGCTACCATACGATCACGCTGTCAGCAGTTTCATTTTCAGCTTATCGACCTGGATACCATCAAGAACTGTTTACGGGATGCTGCGAGTGATCTGGAAGTGGAAGCTGATGATGATGCACTGTTCTGGATCGCAAAGGAGTCCACGGGCTCCATGCGCGATGCCTACACGCTCTTTGACCAGGTGGTCTCCTTCAGCCAGGGCCACATCACCATGGAAAAAATCAGCAGCAAGCTGGGGTTGGTCGGCATTGACCAGATTGCACAAATAGTCTCTCTTCTCTTGGATGAACATACCGATCAGGCTCTGCTCGCTGTACAGGACTTGTTACAGGCAGGAGTATCGGTGGAACAGTGTATCAAGGACTTCACCCTCTTCTTCAGAAGCTTGCTGTTTATCAAGGCAGGGTTGCATGATGATGCAATCCTTGGAGTGCAATCCGACAGGATTCCCCTTGCCCTGAGAAAAGCCTATTCGAGTGAACAACTGGAAGCCGCCCTTGAGTTGCTACTCAAACTCTACCGGGAAATCAGGTACTCACTGAATCCACGATTTGAACTCGAGCTATTCATTTCCCGTCTTGGAAGCCTTCCTTCCCTTGTTTCAGCAACGACTCTCGTGAAGAAAATTACCCAAATGCGGGATGAACTACTCTCAGGAACAGTGAAGCTTCCCCCAAAAAAACTTGATGTCCAACCTGACCTGCTTGCCACCAGGGAAAACATCAAACCCAAGGAGAAGACACCCCCGTCCAGCAGCGTTGCCGCACTTGGGCAGAGAAACGAAGAGGTCAAAGAACAGAACGTTCCTGTAAAGCCTGCTCCTGTACAGAGTCGCCCATTCACCAAGGGAGATCTCCCTGCCTTGGTAGGCAAACTCTCAAGCGCACCACTGCTCAGCCAAGTGGTACAGGCAATTACTGAAGTAACGAATGATGAGGGAGTATTGAATCTTACCTTCTCCACTGCCTTCTGCCAGAACAAGGCAGAAGAGAGTACTGAGAAATTCAGATCCCTGGTCAAGGAGATTACAGGGTTTGATGGACCGATACGATTCCACTGCCTTGAGACTGAAAAACAAGAAGAGACCCCACAGACTGAAGATTCAGTAGTCTCAAAAATTGCCTCAATTTTCCGGGGAGAGATCACCCAACAAACCAATGAAATGTAA
- a CDS encoding diacylglycerol kinase family lipid kinase gives MAERELFVILNPHAAKGRAKKQGDLIKALLSQDGNHVELVYTKKGEGAEQLAWQATCERRDAIIAAGGDGTVNETVNGMLKAVAEKQLPVPTLGVIPIGRGNDFAWGMQIPKSLKEACSVILQGTRRTIDAGIVHGGKYPQGRYFINGLGVGFEPLVNFLASDFKHVSGTPSYVFALIRILIHYPAPYSVELTLDGKTQNLQTQQLSICNGRRMGSAFLMGPDALFDDGLFDVVYANAPVPSWKLVPLALTFFKGGQVKRKEFSVSRVKEVKMVSSDHPMPVHVDGEEISQGCMEFSVTLLEAVLPVFC, from the coding sequence ATGGCTGAGCGAGAGCTTTTCGTTATTCTGAATCCACATGCAGCGAAGGGAAGAGCAAAAAAGCAAGGGGACTTGATCAAAGCCTTGCTTTCTCAAGATGGGAATCATGTGGAACTGGTCTATACCAAGAAGGGTGAAGGGGCCGAACAGCTGGCATGGCAGGCAACGTGTGAAAGGCGTGATGCAATCATTGCTGCCGGAGGGGACGGCACTGTCAACGAGACAGTCAATGGAATGTTGAAGGCTGTAGCAGAGAAACAGCTGCCGGTACCGACCCTCGGGGTAATTCCAATTGGACGGGGCAATGATTTTGCCTGGGGTATGCAGATACCAAAATCTCTCAAGGAAGCCTGTTCGGTAATTCTTCAGGGTACCAGGCGAACTATTGATGCAGGTATTGTACATGGTGGGAAATATCCACAGGGACGATACTTCATAAACGGCCTTGGTGTTGGATTTGAGCCACTGGTAAACTTTCTTGCCAGTGATTTCAAGCATGTCTCGGGGACTCCAAGCTATGTCTTTGCCCTTATCAGGATTCTGATCCATTATCCAGCTCCGTATTCTGTTGAGCTTACCTTGGATGGAAAGACGCAAAACCTCCAGACACAGCAACTCTCCATTTGCAATGGTAGGAGAATGGGCTCAGCCTTCCTGATGGGGCCGGATGCCCTTTTTGATGATGGCTTGTTTGATGTGGTATATGCAAATGCTCCTGTTCCCAGCTGGAAATTGGTTCCTCTGGCGCTCACCTTCTTCAAGGGAGGACAGGTCAAACGTAAGGAATTCAGTGTTTCAAGAGTGAAGGAGGTAAAGATGGTAAGCAGTGATCATCCGATGCCTGTACATGTAGATGGTGAGGAGATTTCTCAAGGGTGTATGGAGTTTTCCGTTACGCTTTTGGAAGCAGTCCTGCCGGTGTTTTGCTGA
- the lipA gene encoding lipoyl synthase produces the protein MKMDHIPFPPWIRKGLSTGQQYKRTEGLLESMQIDTICTQANCPNQRECWEKGTATVLILGTICTRNCPFCSVSHGSPLPPDPLEPKRIADLASELALQYLVITSVDRDDLPDGGASQFRSIVEACRLRNSSMRFELLVPDFKGVQEAAIEALDPIQPFVFGHNVETVPELYRTVRPGGNYERSLRLLRLAKNRWPKTPTKSSLMLGLSESDEQVLAVLQDLRNSGCNRLCLGQYLKPTKDSLPVRKYIHPDEFAHWRDVAITMGFDWVLSEPFARSSYHAEE, from the coding sequence ATGAAGATGGACCATATTCCATTCCCTCCCTGGATCAGAAAAGGTTTGTCGACAGGGCAACAGTACAAGAGAACAGAGGGTTTGCTTGAAAGCATGCAGATTGATACCATTTGCACTCAAGCAAATTGTCCCAATCAGAGAGAATGTTGGGAAAAAGGAACAGCCACAGTCTTGATACTCGGTACCATATGTACAAGAAACTGTCCCTTTTGTTCTGTCTCACATGGCTCTCCCCTTCCTCCCGATCCACTAGAACCGAAACGAATTGCCGACTTGGCAAGCGAACTTGCTTTGCAATATCTTGTGATAACCAGTGTTGACCGAGATGATCTTCCTGATGGAGGAGCCTCACAATTTAGAAGCATTGTGGAAGCTTGCAGGTTGAGAAATTCCTCAATGCGGTTTGAATTATTGGTACCTGACTTCAAAGGCGTTCAAGAAGCTGCAATAGAAGCTTTAGACCCCATACAACCCTTTGTCTTTGGGCATAATGTGGAGACGGTACCGGAATTGTATAGGACAGTTCGTCCTGGCGGTAATTACGAGAGATCCTTGAGATTGCTTAGGTTGGCCAAAAATCGATGGCCGAAGACCCCAACCAAGTCGTCTTTGATGCTTGGGCTCAGTGAGTCTGATGAACAAGTGCTGGCAGTCTTGCAGGACTTACGCAACAGCGGATGTAATCGGCTTTGTCTGGGCCAATACCTTAAACCTACAAAGGATTCACTACCTGTAAGAAAATATATTCATCCTGACGAGTTTGCCCACTGGCGAGATGTTGCAATTACCATGGGTTTTGATTGGGTGTTGTCTGAACCCTTTGCACGAAGCAGTTATCATGCTGAAGAGTAA
- a CDS encoding YgiQ family radical SAM protein, protein MSVVKTYAPRTAFLPTTQEDLQQRSWDQIDIAFISADAYVDHPSFALALLARLLEKEGYRVGIIAQPDWNSTKDFLKLGKPRLCCLISGGNIDSMVSHYTANAKPRSEDEYSPGGKAGLRPDRPTLVYTAKARQAYGKDTPIIIGGLEASLRRLSHYDYWSDKVRKPIILDAKADLLVYGMGERQILEIVRRLDKGEPISQLRNIRGTVYAANPNTFEIEAEPTSILPSYEEVSERDKQSNTPTETGKKAYAKAFGMQILQENPIMGKRIIQSCMQRLVVQNPPALPLEEAFFDSLHELPFTLDAHPDYEKAGGIPALKEVQFSITSNRGCFGSCSFCAITSHQGRMIQTRSKESLEQEAKRMSDHPAFKGYIHDLGGPTANFQGLACDRQQTYGPCPTKECLYPNPCANLKDYHGRYLDLLEAIESLPRVKKVFIRSGIRYDYLLEVCDEKTRQRFMNHLVRNNVSGQLKVAPEHVSDKVLDAMGKPRAALFDEFTELYQETTEKAGKKQYLIPYFIAAHPGSTLEDAITLALYLHKLHFIPDQVQEFYPTPGTVSTCMYYTGLDPRPGKRFASVYVPKGRERHLQRALLQYNKKENRPLVLEALEKAQRKDLSRILLTRR, encoded by the coding sequence ATGAGCGTTGTGAAAACATACGCCCCTCGCACAGCATTTCTTCCTACAACACAAGAAGATTTGCAACAACGGTCCTGGGACCAAATAGACATCGCATTCATCAGTGCAGACGCCTACGTCGATCATCCCTCATTCGCACTTGCCCTCTTGGCACGATTGCTGGAAAAGGAAGGATATCGTGTGGGTATTATCGCACAACCCGACTGGAACTCAACAAAAGATTTCCTTAAATTGGGCAAACCACGTCTTTGCTGCCTTATAAGTGGGGGAAATATCGACAGTATGGTCTCCCACTATACCGCCAATGCAAAACCGCGAAGTGAGGACGAATACAGTCCCGGAGGCAAGGCAGGGCTCCGCCCAGACCGTCCAACCTTGGTGTATACCGCGAAGGCAAGACAAGCCTACGGTAAGGATACCCCAATCATCATAGGGGGACTGGAGGCTTCACTGAGAAGGCTCAGCCACTATGACTACTGGAGTGACAAGGTACGTAAACCCATCATCCTCGATGCAAAGGCCGACCTCTTGGTTTACGGAATGGGAGAGAGACAGATCCTTGAAATCGTCCGGCGTCTCGACAAAGGGGAACCAATCTCACAGCTCAGGAATATCAGGGGAACAGTATATGCAGCCAATCCTAACACCTTTGAGATAGAGGCAGAGCCAACGAGCATCCTCCCATCCTATGAAGAAGTCAGCGAACGGGACAAGCAGTCCAACACACCAACTGAAACGGGAAAAAAAGCTTATGCAAAAGCGTTTGGTATGCAGATATTGCAGGAAAACCCAATAATGGGGAAGAGGATCATTCAATCCTGTATGCAACGCCTGGTTGTCCAGAACCCTCCTGCCCTTCCGTTGGAAGAAGCTTTTTTCGATTCCCTACACGAACTTCCTTTCACCCTTGATGCACATCCAGACTACGAAAAAGCAGGGGGAATCCCTGCCCTGAAGGAAGTACAGTTCTCCATCACCAGCAATCGTGGGTGCTTTGGCTCCTGCTCTTTCTGTGCCATCACCAGCCACCAGGGTAGGATGATCCAAACCAGGAGCAAGGAATCGTTGGAGCAGGAAGCAAAAAGAATGAGTGATCATCCTGCATTCAAGGGGTATATCCATGACCTGGGCGGACCAACGGCAAACTTCCAAGGCTTGGCCTGCGATAGACAGCAAACCTATGGGCCCTGTCCAACGAAGGAATGCCTCTATCCCAATCCTTGTGCCAACCTCAAGGACTACCATGGAAGGTATCTCGATCTTCTTGAAGCCATTGAATCACTCCCTAGGGTAAAGAAGGTGTTTATCAGGAGCGGTATCCGCTACGACTATCTCCTGGAAGTTTGTGATGAAAAGACAAGGCAACGGTTCATGAACCATCTTGTCAGGAATAATGTCAGTGGACAGCTCAAGGTTGCTCCCGAACATGTCAGCGACAAGGTGCTTGATGCCATGGGCAAGCCAAGGGCAGCCCTTTTTGACGAATTCACTGAACTCTACCAAGAGACCACAGAGAAAGCCGGGAAGAAACAGTACCTGATACCCTACTTCATAGCAGCCCATCCCGGCAGTACGTTGGAAGATGCCATTACACTGGCCTTATATTTGCACAAACTCCACTTCATTCCCGATCAGGTGCAGGAATTTTATCCAACGCCCGGGACAGTCTCTACCTGTATGTACTATACTGGACTCGATCCCAGGCCTGGCAAGCGGTTTGCCAGCGTGTACGTCCCCAAGGGACGTGAGAGGCATCTGCAGAGAGCCCTCCTGCAGTACAACAAGAAAGAAAACCGCCCCTTGGTTCTTGAAGCCTTGGAAAAAGCGCAGAGGAAGGACTTGTCGAGGATACTTCTGACAAGACGGTAA
- a CDS encoding YbaB/EbfC family nucleoid-associated protein, whose translation MDMNPFELLKNMKGIQENVKKMQEMLPTITATGSAGAGMVEVTINGKFIVTDIHIEKDIVDPDDLGTLQVLLSSAFNDASAKIQQKIQSEGMKYAGPLGGFPPQA comes from the coding sequence ATGGATATGAACCCTTTTGAACTGTTGAAAAATATGAAAGGCATTCAGGAGAATGTGAAAAAAATGCAGGAAATGCTTCCCACCATTACTGCAACCGGAAGTGCCGGTGCAGGTATGGTCGAAGTTACCATCAATGGAAAATTCATTGTCACTGACATACATATCGAAAAAGATATTGTCGACCCAGATGACCTAGGAACACTTCAGGTATTGTTGAGTAGTGCCTTCAATGACGCATCAGCAAAAATCCAGCAGAAGATCCAGAGTGAAGGTATGAAATATGCCGGTCCTTTGGGTGGCTTCCCCCCTCAGGCCTAG
- a CDS encoding MATE family efflux transporter, translating to MEKTISERRDFFQKMVTIALPVVFQSLLTNSLSFVDTLMIGQLGESSIAAVALGNQMFFLISVLFFGVCSGSAIFLSQYWGAKNETNIQRVLGLSFSLAGASALLFALASLFIPRQIMHIFTTEAEVVNQGIAYLRIVGISYLFTAISQVLATALRVIGYAKIPLQVALFSLTLNAGGNYLLIFGIGPFPELGVAGAATATTISRLVEVIALLWIVYHRHPVIAIRSREAFRWNKTFLLHIIPTSMPVIINEFFWALGMATYKVAYSKMGIEAIASINVAESVGNLFFVLMMGISNATLIMIGVKIGEKQRLLALLYARRFITTALLVGLTMGIFEFLFAPLFTSFFNISDRVRELAIYCLSINAALLPIKSINMVIIVGILRSGGDTKYSMFAEMFGVWAVGVPLAFIGVFLLHLNTWQLYLLLGMEEVTKLFIGLYRIKREAWINDLTATFH from the coding sequence GTGGAAAAGACAATATCAGAACGTAGGGATTTCTTTCAGAAGATGGTGACCATAGCGTTGCCTGTGGTCTTCCAAAGCCTGCTAACCAACTCCCTCTCCTTTGTTGACACCCTGATGATCGGACAGCTCGGTGAGTCCTCCATTGCCGCAGTTGCGCTGGGAAACCAGATGTTCTTCCTGATCAGCGTGTTGTTCTTTGGTGTCTGTAGTGGTTCAGCCATCTTCCTCTCCCAATACTGGGGGGCGAAGAATGAAACCAATATCCAACGGGTGCTGGGGCTCTCTTTTTCCTTGGCTGGAGCTTCAGCTCTGCTTTTTGCCTTGGCATCATTGTTCATACCCCGCCAAATCATGCATATATTCACCACTGAAGCAGAGGTGGTAAACCAAGGTATCGCGTATCTCAGGATTGTCGGCATAAGCTACCTCTTTACCGCGATCAGCCAGGTACTTGCTACGGCTCTGAGGGTCATTGGATATGCAAAGATTCCCTTGCAGGTGGCTCTCTTCTCCCTGACCCTAAATGCAGGGGGTAACTACCTCCTCATCTTTGGCATTGGTCCATTTCCTGAATTGGGTGTGGCAGGGGCAGCAACCGCAACCACCATAAGTCGACTGGTTGAGGTGATCGCCCTCCTGTGGATTGTCTACCATCGCCATCCGGTCATTGCCATCAGAAGCAGGGAAGCCTTCCGTTGGAATAAGACGTTCTTGCTGCATATCATCCCTACCAGCATGCCTGTGATCATCAATGAATTTTTCTGGGCTCTTGGAATGGCTACCTACAAGGTTGCCTACAGCAAGATGGGAATCGAGGCCATCGCATCCATAAATGTGGCTGAATCGGTGGGAAATCTTTTCTTTGTCCTGATGATGGGTATCAGCAATGCAACATTGATCATGATCGGAGTTAAAATCGGGGAAAAACAAAGACTCCTTGCCCTGCTCTATGCAAGGAGGTTCATTACTACAGCCCTTTTGGTAGGGCTTACCATGGGCATCTTTGAATTCCTCTTTGCTCCGCTGTTCACCTCCTTCTTCAATATCTCGGATAGGGTAAGAGAACTGGCTATTTATTGTCTTTCCATCAATGCAGCACTGCTTCCGATTAAAAGCATTAATATGGTCATCATTGTGGGAATACTACGCAGCGGTGGCGATACCAAATATTCCATGTTTGCAGAGATGTTCGGGGTATGGGCCGTTGGCGTTCCGCTTGCCTTCATCGGAGTATTCCTGTTGCATCTCAATACCTGGCAGCTCTACCTGCTCTTGGGTATGGAAGAGGTCACCAAGTTGTTCATAGGCCTATATCGCATCAAGAGAGAGGCATGGATTAACGACCTGACAGCTACCTTTCATTGA
- a CDS encoding trehalase family glycosidase — protein sequence MIKDMVPFVHFYDQDFVDMYDRSWVWIDELWKQGTEANGMSGSYLSYPGQTTFNQYLSCFSSLFLVYSNQNNSPFPMLDYFYQKQEANGAIRGEYSIEDGKPVFTAANPEGISPPLFAYVEHGFYHKIGNKKRLKEVVPVLERYFSWIQATFQKPNGLYSVPIEACQSGNIPRDHVYYPLDFNAQLAVNALYMSAIGDILNDKELSFRYKRIYFSLKTRINSMMWDPDTNFYYDLDIKENRIDNKYIGAYWTMLAEIPNDERAAYLIEYLKDPKEFGTDNPFPSVPVSSPAFSEEGNGHCGGVIPINTYMVIKGLEKFNQFIFARECAIRHMYFLLDTLHPDAETIGDVWEAYLPNKEGFSKTDEIPDFPRRRLMPYAGVVTITLMIENIIGLEISLPRKTVDWVMPSLEAMGIENLSLKRNMITILSNKTDRGWEIRLESEKLYYFTIEILGEKKKKTLPIPSGKCSMLIDKL from the coding sequence TTGATAAAGGATATGGTGCCGTTCGTACATTTTTATGATCAAGATTTTGTCGACATGTATGACAGGTCTTGGGTATGGATAGACGAACTTTGGAAGCAAGGAACCGAAGCCAATGGCATGAGCGGTTCCTATCTTTCATACCCTGGCCAGACAACCTTCAATCAGTATTTATCCTGTTTCTCTTCTCTTTTTCTGGTGTATAGCAACCAGAATAACTCTCCGTTCCCTATGCTTGACTATTTCTACCAGAAACAGGAAGCAAATGGTGCTATTCGTGGGGAGTACTCCATAGAGGATGGGAAGCCTGTCTTTACGGCAGCAAACCCTGAAGGGATTTCCCCTCCTCTTTTTGCCTATGTTGAACATGGCTTTTACCATAAGATTGGAAACAAGAAAAGGCTGAAGGAGGTCGTTCCTGTACTGGAGCGATACTTCTCCTGGATCCAGGCAACGTTCCAAAAGCCCAATGGGCTCTACTCTGTTCCCATCGAAGCATGTCAGAGTGGTAATATTCCCCGTGACCATGTGTACTACCCATTGGACTTCAATGCACAGCTTGCTGTTAATGCCCTGTACATGTCTGCAATTGGTGACATCCTCAACGACAAGGAGTTGAGTTTCCGTTACAAGCGGATTTACTTCTCCTTGAAGACGAGGATAAACAGTATGATGTGGGATCCTGATACCAATTTCTACTATGATCTGGATATCAAGGAAAACCGTATTGACAATAAGTATATCGGTGCTTATTGGACAATGCTTGCGGAAATTCCCAATGATGAACGTGCTGCTTACCTGATTGAGTACCTCAAGGACCCGAAGGAGTTTGGGACTGACAACCCTTTCCCGAGTGTGCCGGTCTCTTCTCCCGCGTTCAGCGAAGAGGGTAACGGACATTGTGGTGGCGTCATTCCCATCAATACCTATATGGTTATCAAGGGGTTGGAGAAATTCAACCAGTTCATCTTTGCAAGGGAGTGTGCCATCAGGCACATGTATTTCCTGCTTGATACCCTGCATCCTGATGCTGAAACCATAGGGGATGTGTGGGAGGCGTACCTTCCAAACAAGGAAGGCTTCTCCAAGACAGATGAGATCCCAGACTTCCCGCGCAGGAGATTGATGCCCTATGCAGGAGTGGTCACCATTACCCTGATGATCGAGAACATCATCGGCTTGGAAATTTCACTTCCCAGAAAGACTGTCGATTGGGTCATGCCCTCCCTTGAGGCCATGGGAATCGAGAACCTCTCCTTGAAACGGAACATGATCACCATTCTCAGCAACAAGACAGACCGTGGCTGGGAAATTCGTCTTGAGAGCGAAAAGCTCTATTACTTCACCATTGAAATTCTTGGGGAGAAAAAGAAGAAGACTCTTCCGATTCCTTCCGGAAAGTGTTCGATGTTGATCGACAAGCTGTAA
- the recR gene encoding recombination mediator RecR: MTALENLIQTLSRLPGIGPKSASRLAYHLIKTEKSYNQNLSQAIATIQDRIFPCSICGSFTETDPCPVCCDASRDRSLLCVVEEPQDVLTIQSSGAYNGLYHVLGGAISPLDGVGPEQLSFSRLLQRIKEGQFRELIIATNPTEEGDTTALYIRHILKEYTELSITRLASGLPIGGDLEYADRITLARSLRGRVTF; the protein is encoded by the coding sequence ATGACAGCATTGGAAAACCTTATCCAAACCCTCTCCCGTCTCCCTGGTATCGGTCCGAAGAGTGCCTCGAGACTCGCCTATCACTTGATAAAGACCGAGAAGAGCTATAATCAGAACCTCAGCCAAGCAATTGCCACCATTCAGGACCGGATTTTCCCCTGTTCCATCTGTGGCAGTTTCACCGAGACCGATCCTTGTCCTGTATGTTGTGATGCTTCCCGGGACAGGAGTCTTCTCTGTGTGGTGGAAGAACCCCAGGATGTGCTGACCATCCAGTCCAGTGGGGCATATAATGGGCTGTATCATGTGCTTGGGGGAGCGATCAGTCCACTCGATGGAGTTGGGCCCGAACAGCTCTCATTCTCCCGCCTCCTGCAACGTATCAAGGAGGGTCAGTTCAGGGAACTGATCATAGCTACCAACCCAACTGAAGAGGGAGATACCACAGCTCTTTACATCAGACACATTCTCAAGGAATACACAGAGCTCTCCATAACGCGATTGGCCAGTGGCCTGCCTATTGGAGGAGATTTGGAATATGCTGACAGAATTACCTTGGCAAGATCATTACGAGGGAGAGTGACGTTCTAG